From a region of the Balaenoptera musculus isolate JJ_BM4_2016_0621 chromosome 15, mBalMus1.pri.v3, whole genome shotgun sequence genome:
- the STMN3 gene encoding stathmin-3 has product MASTMSAYKEKMKELSVLSLICSCFYSQPHPNTVYQYGDMEVKQLDKRASGQSFEVILKSPSDLSPESPMLSSPPKRKDTSLEELQKRLEAAEGRRKTQEAQVLKQLAERREHEREVLHKALEENNNFSRLAEEKLNYKMELSKEIREAHLAALRERLREKELHAAEVRRNKEQREEMSG; this is encoded by the exons CCTACAAGGAGAAGATGAAGGAGCTGTCGGTGCTGTCACTCATCTGCTCCTGCTTCTACTCACAGCCGCACCCCAACACCGTCTACCAGTACGGGG ACATGGAGGTGAAGCAGCTGGACAAGAGGGCCTCCGGCCAGAGCTTTGAGGTCATCCTCAAGTCCCCTTCCGACCTGTCCCCGGAGAGTCCCATGCTCTCCTCCCCCCCCAAGAGGAAGGACACCTCCCTGGAGGAGCTGCAGAAGCGGCTGGAGGCAGCTGAGGGGCGGAGGAAG ACGCAGGAGGCGCAGGTGCTGAAGCAGCTGGCCGAGCGGCGCGAGCACGAGCGCGAGGTGCTGCACAAGGCGCTGGAGGAGAACAACAACTTCAGCCGCCTGGCCGAGGAGAAGCTCAACTATAAGATGGAGCTCAGCAAGGAGATCCGCGAGGCGCACCTGGCCGCGCTGCGTGAGCGGCTGCGCGAGAAG GAGCTGCACGCTGCCGAAGTGCGCAGGAACAAGGAGCAGCGTGAGGAGATGTCCGGCTAA